Genomic window (Argopecten irradians isolate NY chromosome 13, Ai_NY, whole genome shotgun sequence):
TACGTCCCAAATGACCATTGGGATGAAAAAAAATACGTTGTTTTTGTATGataatctattttttttattaatattggTAATGGAAATATTAAACAATCACATATGTGTCAAAACAATATTGTTTCGTGTCATTGGCTTGTCGTTTCAACTAAAAAGCATTGATTCAAATTTCTATCTCATTCTTTGCCACGTTAAAATGTGTGTGTCTTTGAAATGTTTGTAGCCTTGTACCTTGATACAGAACGtaaactgtaaacaaacttctttttgcgtgcgatttactttcgcaaatttcgTGATCTAAGTAAATTCACGAAAGTTTATCTTCGCGAACATCTAAATCATGATACTGataggattttgttttttaatccGTGAATGATAATCTTTGCGAACGTGTTTTGAATAATAAATCGCAAAATTCAGAAGGCGCGAATGAAAGTTTGTTTGCAGTATGTATTTTGTGTATGTTATATACGATAACTGTCTTTATAATATAGAATCGGCTCACACAGATGCAACACCTGAAGTAAAACAGGATGAGAAAGAGCTGCCTAAAGAACAAAGAGAAGtcatcaacaaaataatgagGAAATCACCAAAGAAAGGTGATGAGGACGTGAAAGGTTTCGTCACCATATTTGATTTCGGCGGTGAGTGCGTATTTTACAATACGCACCACTGCTTCCTGTCCAGCAACATGGTGTTTGTATTAGTGATTGATGTGAACATGTGCTTGGATCcggaaaggtcaaggtcaggcTACGGTAATTATTTTGAACATTAATCTTTTACCTTATACGTTATTTTAACTTGAACTTTTATCATTCATGAATAAACTTTAACGATGTCTAATTGTTAGACTAAAGCCCTTCTGTGGCGTTATCTTTACTGACAGAAATCGCGGAGTATTGGCTCAAAAACATCGCAACTTATTTCCTGGAGGATAAAACAGAGGATAAAAGAACACCACCAATCATCATCGTCGGCTCGCACCTCGATATGTTATCATCAGATGTAAGTATAttaataacaatgtatatatgtatacggttgtgtatatgtgtgtgtttcaTATTTCTTCATTCAAAATCAACAGACATGAAACACAGGGATGATATTGGtagtatatgtttgtgtatggATTTGTTATTGATGGGAATACAGTTGCAATTCAATAGTTCTGTGATCAATATTCAACTTCTGGTTTTGTTGTAACTGTCAGATGAACCCATACAGGGATGTCACATAAAGTGCATAGACGTTTCATTGAATAAATCCATTATTTGAAAGACGAAATGAGTTCGTTAACTACAATTCTTGAACCTGAATCACAAGTGATACTTGTATTAATGGATTGAAACAATTTTGCATTACGTCTGTTTGTAAAATGTAGTATAATATTCCATCACTGAAAACACTATATGTGTTAACCTATTGAAATCAAGTCACACAGACACACAAAAAATCataatgatgttttaatttgtAGGCATGAATTGCCGAGTCAAAATCgtaacaccacacacacacacacacacacacacacacacacacacaccctccctgacacaaacacacaaacacaccacaaatgaaatattaacatGCACGGCAAATGAGCTCATCAAACCCATATTTTTGCTCCACACGCAAGCTATAGAGCGATACGTTACGTATGTCTCCACCCATGGTCAATATGGTAACATCTTGAGACGATATTGATAAGTTATTcgattaaaaagaaaacattctTTTATAGATGTATCGGTcaataatatgatttttatgatattaaatatcaacAACGATTGTTTCTCACATTAAATCAAAGTAATATTAATAATTAGGTATTTTTTAACcttttaaaaacaggagcaaatgaatgattttcttttcttcagtaatgaaagttatttacttcacacaattaccaccattgaaaatttgagcttcttattttacttcaatataaaagtaTCTAAAATTATagttaattgcattccgaaaacaTTCCATGACGATATGCCCTATATGGGATGAGGTACTGACAACAAGAGTAAAACAAGTTATAGTATATGTATTtctatgttaattagacatatatacacaaataacattaattattccaaactatttacaatatttaggGTTTgtaggcggtggagcatctttaagaaccTAAGTGTCTGTATATATGGCAACATAtcaatatgtaatgttttatacacaGAAAGACGAGCAGAGGAAATTGTTTGCTGATGTTCTGGAGAAGCTACATGAAAATCAACATGTACGTGAAATTATCGAAAACCATGTCCAGGAAATGTTCGCTATAGCAAATCTCCATGATTCTACAGTAAACCAAGACGTGTATGAAGAATTGTGGCAGAAGATCATGGAGATCGCCCCACTGCAGTCCCAGTGGAAGAAGGCTATTCCATCAAAATGGGTAGCGTTGGAGCATGAGCTCATTAGGCTCAAGAACAAAGGTcgcattattttgaaatatgacgAATTGTTAGAGGTCAACAGCAACCTACCAGTACCGCTGCTTGAAACAGAGATATTCCCTTTCCTAAAGTAAGTTGAACAATTAAACTAATACCGCTCTcaaaaaaatacacaattagCAACATCCCATTTCAACAGTTACAACATCATGtcataatcaaatattttgattcAACCCTCCAATCATTTATTTCGTGACAAAAGATTATGATGTATGTATTACAGATGCAATCGGTCTCAAAATAACTATATAAAAAGGTTGTTTAAAATGCTTCGATTAAACAGCATGCAATCTTAATGCAAATAGTTTACAATGACAGGTTTTGTATGTCGCTTTAAATGCATTACAGGAAAACTGTTTAACTCATCAAATTTAAActatacatgtttatcattacagaGCAGGATGACACATAAATAAAGGTATTATTTAAATGCTTATAATTCGTGACAGACAATACTGATATGACAGAACTATATACAAAGTAGACAAAAACGCTCATAGATTataatcattgttttttttttcgtttttttttttttttttttttttttttttgtgttgtttccTAATTATGTTAACACGTGTCAATTCTAAACTTTCATTGTAGAAATCTGAAATATACGGGGACGTTCCTCTGTTTTAATCTGCATACCAAACATCCATTCATCGTGATCCAACCCCAATGGATCATCGATGCATTTAAGCAAATCATCACTGACCAGAGATTTAAAGGGAACCTTTCATACAAGCTGTTGGCACGATGGTCACAATATGCGAAATCCGGCGTTTTACCGATGGATTTCGCCAGACAACTATGGGGTGAAGAAAGATTCAGACAAAATTTCGAGACCCTTTGCATCGTCATGGAATCCCTGAGTCTTCTCGCAAAACCGATCAAAAATGATCCAAACACTGAGGTTGATTACTTTATTGTGCCGTGCATGCTCCCGACCGCCAGCCAAGAGTTCACCCTTCCCTTTCTTAAAAATGCTGCTACAACTGTGGTTCTTTGCCTCGAGTTCAACACGCCATTCATCCCAAGGGCCATTTGGGACAAACTGATCACCTCCTGTATCCACCGATTCGAGAAAATACAAGAACCAGAATATAATGCACTGGAGTTCATTCATCGTGAATT
Coding sequences:
- the LOC138306698 gene encoding uncharacterized protein, with the translated sequence MRKSPKKGDEDVKGFVTIFDFGGECVFYNTHHCFLSSNMVFVLVIDVNMCLDPERSRSGYEIAEYWLKNIATYFLEDKTEDKRTPPIIIVGSHLDMLSSDKDEQRKLFADVLEKLHENQHVREIIENHVQEMFAIANLHDSTVNQDVYEELWQKIMEIAPLQSQWKKAIPSKWVALEHELIRLKNKGRIILKYDELLEVNSNLPVPLLETEIFPFLKNLKYTGTFLCFNLHTKHPFIVIQPQWIIDAFKQIITDQRFKGNLSYKLLARWSQYAKSGVLPMDFARQLWGEERFRQNFETLCIVMESLSLLAKPIKNDPNTEVDYFIVPCMLPTASQEFTLPFLKNAATTVVLCLEFNTPFIPRAIWDKLITSCIHRFEKIQEPEYNALEFIHRELACLKVNAAWNMIIHCKDNAVKVMMFTLDNKRATAGVGVSLCSILENLLQRILKQNHQGHLEYQFYLHNDYRFTAKDKMVKVDDLKTFERLECFGNNGRTMIKNDDIYVWFKDPTGKVGDTTTLSADLSAVLPKRKLTLTEIGRVSKYIGSAYQTFFVGLGCPSHLLEQEMEEHRHLAFRSRITKILIQLTKQKADLRFGAVAKEMLQNGMDPKGLIKIIDCNEETLYKDDRLPDGWLHEKLSVNDVPVIARYISVKAYFNLFVELGFQPEDVDLADFKYRNKPEHTLKALLETFITETHPPPTRNTILLAMQECDMDTESLITAFIATKENSQERQLYEYSDILPGMRN